One part of the Sus scrofa isolate TJ Tabasco breed Duroc chromosome 8, Sscrofa11.1, whole genome shotgun sequence genome encodes these proteins:
- the ODAM gene encoding odontogenic ameloblast-associated protein precursor (The RefSeq protein has 2 substitutions, 1 frameshift compared to this genomic sequence): protein MRTLILLGILGATMSAPLIPQRLMSASNSNELLLNLNNAQLQPLQLQGPWIPPFPVILQQRQQQAQIPGLSQFSLANLDWFAGLVPNQRAFPGQVSFAQVTEARQLDPSQPQTSPQTQQGPNYVMPSLLSFKMPPEQGQMLQYYPVYMLLPWEQAQQTAAQSPPQTGQQLFEEQMPFYTELGYVPQQVEPVMPGGQQQPVFDPFLGTAPETAVMTAEVLPYFQKEMIQFKHSNGGIFIPSTSQKPSTTNVFTSTVDPTITPKVMEKKAKTDSLKEP from the exons atgaaaactatgaTCCTTCTTGGGATACTGGGAGCCACAATGTCAGCTCCG CTTATTCCACAGCGCCTTATGTCTGCAAGCAACAGCAATGAG ttacTTCTGAATCTTAATAATGCTCAGCTTCAACCATTGCAGCTACAG GGCCCATGGATACCCCCTTTCCCTGTGATTCTacagcagaggcagcagcaggctCAAATCCCAGGACTCTCCCAATTCTCTTTGGCAAATCTAGACTGGTTTGCTGGACTGGTCCCAAACCAGAGAGCCTTCCCAGGACAGGTCAGCTTTGCTCAAGTCACTGAGGCAAGACAGCTGGAC TCACAGCCTCAGACATCACCACAGACCCAACAGGGCCCTAATTAC gtTATGCCCTCTTTGCTCTCCTTCAAAATGCCTCCAGAGCAAGGACAG ATGCTCCAATATTATCCAGTTTACAtgctcctaccctgggaacaagCTCAGCAAACAGCTGCACAGTCACCTCCGCAAACAGGACAGCAGCTCTTTGAGGAACAG ATGCCATTCTATACTGAACTTGGATATGTTCCACAACAAGTAGAACCT GTTATGCCAGGAGGACAGCAGCAACCAGTCTTTGATCCCTTCCTAGGCACAGCTCCTGAAACTGCTGTGATG ACAGCAGAAGTGTTACCgtattttcagaaagaaatgataCAGTTTAAGCACAGCAATGGAGGAATTTTCATTCCTTCAACTTCACAAAAACCCAGCACAACAAATGTTTTCACTTCTACTGTAGACCCAACTATTACCCCAAAGGTCATGGAAAAGAAG GCCAAGACTGATAGCCTAAAGGAACCGTAA